The following proteins are co-located in the Legionella busanensis genome:
- a CDS encoding class II glutamine amidotransferase encodes MCRVLMYLGKQQVPLYDLLYGPDNSLAHQSYAPKLMQHIQNLAGLGFCAWSSSPPEPLIPFYYKTTSLPFFDKNLYRLSKKIWANCLLAHVRGVEYSMSEVISEQNIHPFKLETTQIAFAHNGSLANIAEMKYALSQEMKPSIFAQIRGTTDSEWLYALFLSQLTDYTIEVTLDEAFNAVIKTLAIVRHIRKKCGIKIASPVNLFLTNGNYLIVTRFVYNFGHNENSVQKAHLGYHSLWATFGESYGSSGGIYKMSGSSKRQNILFASEPLTSDRTTWIELPEYSITKAWFENDEIVFRTSDLTI; translated from the coding sequence ATGTGTAGGGTTCTTATGTATTTAGGTAAACAACAGGTGCCCTTATATGATTTATTATATGGGCCTGACAACTCTTTGGCTCATCAGAGCTATGCGCCTAAATTAATGCAACATATTCAAAATTTAGCTGGTTTAGGTTTCTGCGCTTGGTCATCTAGCCCTCCTGAGCCTCTTATTCCTTTCTATTATAAAACAACCTCATTACCTTTTTTTGATAAAAATCTATATCGCTTATCCAAAAAAATTTGGGCTAATTGTTTGTTGGCGCATGTAAGAGGGGTTGAATATAGTATGAGTGAGGTTATTTCAGAGCAAAACATACATCCTTTTAAATTAGAAACTACACAAATCGCGTTTGCTCATAATGGCAGCTTAGCTAATATAGCTGAAATGAAATATGCATTAAGTCAGGAAATGAAACCTTCTATTTTTGCGCAGATAAGAGGAACGACAGATAGTGAATGGCTATATGCTCTATTTCTATCGCAATTAACCGACTATACAATTGAGGTTACTTTAGATGAAGCCTTTAATGCGGTTATTAAAACGTTAGCAATTGTTCGCCATATTAGGAAAAAGTGCGGTATTAAAATTGCATCACCGGTTAATTTATTTTTAACGAATGGTAATTATTTAATTGTCACTCGTTTTGTTTATAACTTTGGCCATAATGAAAATAGTGTCCAAAAAGCCCACTTAGGATATCACAGCTTATGGGCTACTTTTGGAGAGTCTTATGGTAGTAGTGGCGGTATTTATAAAATGTCAGGTAGTAGCAAGCGGCAAAATATTTTATTCGCTTCTGAGCCTTTGACTTCGGATAGAACTACGTGGATTGAGCTACCTGAGTATTCAATTACCAAAGCTTGGTTTGAAAACGATGAAATTGTATTTAGGACTTCTGATTTAACTATCTGA
- a CDS encoding cyclic nucleotide-binding domain-containing protein, which translates to MGTVSQINTIKFFFQNFTEKELIFLVNFISKESFEPGDLIISQGNISDSLYIIEKGSVDVYVTLPGDLIKSTSVLTAPQIFGEEAFLSNELMTTTIVAKTSVHCFLLKRSVLNALRLTHPEISFKIECAIIRQTNEKIINNGKKLINFLLSLQVKHNLRSNHADYLLNKEATYQDLNIKSINRQLLDKLAFLNALTKTQIDELVIIMRARLYEKGYLLDKQSSGKISLVFSGAVMFFLTNQTKLVKSIGIIGIGELFLQSLLAQNSKSLFKFVTCEESIILELDIQQYQKLKHLNQEVFYKVSQYIHTAFVRSLYMINRQFIRIDCEYMNSIS; encoded by the coding sequence ATGGGGACTGTAAGCCAAATCAATACGATCAAATTTTTTTTCCAAAATTTTACGGAAAAAGAATTGATTTTTCTTGTTAATTTTATAAGTAAGGAATCATTTGAACCAGGCGATTTAATTATTTCGCAAGGTAATATTAGTGATTCTCTTTATATTATTGAAAAAGGTAGCGTTGATGTCTATGTTACTTTGCCCGGCGATCTTATAAAGTCTACTTCCGTTTTAACGGCACCACAAATTTTTGGTGAAGAAGCTTTCTTAAGTAATGAACTGATGACTACAACTATCGTTGCTAAAACATCCGTTCATTGCTTTTTGCTTAAACGATCTGTTTTAAATGCGTTACGCCTGACTCATCCAGAAATTTCATTTAAAATTGAGTGCGCTATTATCAGGCAAACTAATGAAAAAATTATAAATAATGGAAAAAAATTAATAAACTTTCTTTTATCATTGCAAGTTAAGCATAATTTACGTTCGAATCATGCAGACTATTTGCTAAATAAAGAAGCGACGTATCAAGATTTAAATATCAAGTCTATAAATAGGCAGCTTTTAGATAAGTTAGCTTTTTTAAACGCACTTACCAAAACGCAGATTGATGAGCTGGTTATAATAATGCGAGCGCGATTATATGAAAAGGGATATTTATTAGATAAACAAAGTTCAGGCAAGATTAGTTTAGTTTTCTCAGGTGCCGTTATGTTTTTTTTAACTAATCAAACTAAGCTAGTTAAATCAATAGGTATTATTGGCATAGGTGAGTTGTTTTTACAGTCGTTATTGGCGCAAAATTCAAAGTCACTTTTTAAATTTGTGACTTGTGAGGAAAGCATCATTTTAGAGCTAGATATTCAACAATATCAGAAATTAAAGCATTTAAATCAAGAGGTATTTTATAAGGTAAGCCAATACATTCATACGGCTTTTGTGCGTTCGCTTTATATGATAAATCGTCAGTTTATAAGAATAGACTGTGAATACATGAATTCCATTTCATGA
- the rlmB gene encoding 23S rRNA (guanosine(2251)-2'-O)-methyltransferase RlmB, with product MSEQIMYGIHAVTALLKQEQRPIRKLLLNMERRDQRLQQILDLAAARHISIERLTAQQMNQRFAEYTHQGIVAYVEALPTFSESDLSSLLHKSKKPPLLLILDAITDPHNLGACLRTADATGVDFIILPKDKSASLTPAVSKVACGAAETIPLVRVTNLVRSLEFLKQEGVWIYGAAGEANKTIYTLDFKLPIALIFGAEGQGMRRLTREHCDELFSIPMLGNVESLNVSVAAGVSLYEVVRQRTV from the coding sequence ATGAGTGAGCAAATTATGTATGGCATACATGCTGTAACTGCTCTATTAAAGCAAGAGCAACGGCCTATAAGAAAGTTGCTATTGAATATGGAACGTCGCGATCAACGCCTACAGCAAATACTTGATTTAGCAGCAGCACGCCATATTTCTATTGAGCGCTTAACAGCTCAACAGATGAATCAACGATTTGCAGAATACACTCATCAAGGCATTGTGGCCTATGTGGAGGCGTTACCTACTTTTAGTGAGAGTGATTTGTCCTCCTTGCTTCATAAAAGTAAAAAACCACCCTTATTATTAATTTTAGATGCTATTACTGATCCACATAATTTAGGTGCTTGCTTGCGGACTGCAGATGCAACAGGTGTTGATTTTATTATTTTGCCAAAAGATAAAAGCGCAAGCCTGACACCGGCCGTAAGTAAAGTAGCATGTGGTGCTGCTGAAACAATACCTTTAGTACGGGTCACTAACTTAGTACGTAGCTTAGAATTTTTAAAGCAGGAAGGTGTCTGGATTTATGGCGCGGCTGGTGAAGCTAACAAAACGATTTATACCCTAGATTTTAAATTACCTATTGCCCTTATATTCGGTGCTGAAGGTCAGGGGATGCGCCGTTTGACACGCGAACATTGTGATGAGTTATTTTCCATTCCAATGTTAGGAAATGTAGAAAGCTTGAATGTCTCTGTAGCAGCTGGTGTTTCTTTATATGAAGTAGTTCGTCAACGTACTGTCTAA